One region of Wyeomyia smithii strain HCP4-BCI-WySm-NY-G18 chromosome 3, ASM2978416v1, whole genome shotgun sequence genomic DNA includes:
- the LOC129733206 gene encoding radial spoke head protein 9 homolog yields the protein MNHENLPEQIPYLSYAFRTLSPEEQLKLEHSLRNLQRAQRLQSVYFLGKLEGQDSDYYLAFGCPGQDVFNGRKLFYSLDLIDWYLLLEPKSWNPNWEQIQSPFHGDPAFQLTVDFGPQFSLDENLVPVKGANKVLVVKEQDRLWFVVTRLLEEAAVVPRGVLYHTTEGQSVINPFFDGMCCNDSLKLHNYHYFRQPVSEPAVNLLKRDRCSYFFDVFDPADECVPKEHSFAMSRDPMRDVFTLTSLQWPGMVNFHRANSKAYGFFYFGDGRKNWNLMFKI from the coding sequence ATGAACCACGAGAATCTTCCCGAGCAGATACCGTATCTGTCCTACGCATTTCGAACGCTGTCTCCGGAAGAGCAGCTGAAGTTGGAACATTCACTTCGAAACCTTCAACGCGCGCAGCGGTTACAGTCCGTTTACTTCTTGGGCAAACTAGAAGGCCAGGACTCTGATTACTACTTAGCGTTTGGATGCCCAGGGCAGGATGTGTTCAACGGTCGGAAGCTTTTCTACAGCTTAGATCTGATCGATTGGTATCTCTTGCTGGAGCCGAAAAGCTGGAACCCAAACTGGGAGCAAATTCAAAGCCCGTTTCATGGTGATCCAGCATTCCAGCTAACGGTAGACTTTGGCCCACAATTCAGCTTGGACGAGAATTTGGTTCCGGTAAAAGGGGCGAATAAAGTTTTAGTGGTTAAAGAGCAAGATCGGCTTTGGTTTGTTGTTACTCGGTTGCTGGAAGAAGCAGCCGTTGTTCCGAGGGGCGTACTCTACCATACCACGGAAGGCCAATCGGTGATTAATCCGTTTTTCGACGGAATGTGCTGCAACGACAGCCTAAAATTGCACAACTATCATTATTTCCGGCAACCGGTGAGTGAACCTGCGGTTAATCTTCTGAAACGGGACCGATGCAGTTACTTCTTCGACGTTTTTGATCCCGCTGATGAGTGTGTACCGAAGGAGCACAGTTTCGCTATGTCACGGGATCCGATGCGGGATGTTTTCACGTTGACATCCCTACAATGGCCGGGAATGGTTAATTTTCACAGAGCGAATTCGAAAGCTTACGGATTTTTCTACTTCGGTGATGGAAGAAAGAATTGGAATCTTATGTTCAAAATTTGA